Proteins from a single region of Prinia subflava isolate CZ2003 ecotype Zambia chromosome 10, Cam_Psub_1.2, whole genome shotgun sequence:
- the LOC134555688 gene encoding holocytochrome c-type synthase, producing the protein MGLSASAPPAAEQSPKASRQYQTASSECPMHQEEMSGCPMHVKTADHRTENTDNVPAHQERAYEFVACPVKSGASQMKDDIDPSNMMPPPNQQPSPGQPFPLSTVREESSIPRAHSDKKWVYPSEQMFWNAMLRKGWRWKDDDITSEDMTNIIKIHNQNNEQAWKEILKWEALHAMECPCGPSLMRFGGKAKEYSPRARMRSWMGYELPFDRHDWIVDRCGKEVRYVIDYYDGGAVDKNYQFTILDVRPALDSLSAVWDRVKVAWWRWTS; encoded by the exons ATGGGTTTGTCCGCATCTGCCCCGCCTGCTGCGGAGCAGTCACCGAAGGCATCCAGGCAATACCAGACGGCATCTTCCGAATGCCCCATGCATCAGGAAGAGATGAGCG GTTGTCCAATGCACGTGAAGACTGCTGATCACAGAACGGAGAATACAGATAATGTTCCTGCACATCAAGAAAGAGCTTATGAGTTTGTAGCATGTCCTGTGAAGTCTGGTGCATCTCAAATGAAAGATGACATAGATCCCAGCAATATG ATGCCTCCTCCCAACCAGCAGCCATCCCCAGGTCAACCGTTTCCATTGTCAACTGTTAGAGAAGAGTCTTCCATTCCTAGAGCACATTCTGACAAGAAATGGGTCTACCCTTCAGAGCAAATGTTTTGGAATGCTATGCTAAGAAAAGG GTGGAGGTGGAAAGATGATGACATAACAAGTGAAGACATGACCAACATTATTAAGATTCATAATCAAAATAATGAGCAAGCTTGGAAGGAGATTTTGAAGTGGGAAGCTCTGCATGCTAT GGAGTGTCCATGTGGGCCGTCACTGATGCGGTTTGGAGGCAAAGCCAAGGAGTACTCACCAAGAGCCAGAATGCGTTCATGGATGGG GTACGAGCTGCCCTTCGACCGGCACGACTGGATCGTTGACCGCTGCGGGAAGGAGGTGCGCTACGTCATCGACTACTACGACGGCGGCGCCGTGGACAAGAACTACCAGTTCACCATCCTGGACGTGCGCCCTGCGCTCGACTCGCTCTCGGCCGTCTGGGACAGGGTCAAGGTGGCCTGGTGGCGCTGGACGTCCTAG